AGGGTGGCCGTCACACGCCGTTCTTCACCAACTACCGTCCGCAGTTCTACTTCCGCACGACCGATGTGACCGGCATCGTGACGCTGAAGGAAGGCACGGAAATGGTGATGCCGGGCGACAATGTTGAGATCAATGTTGATCTGATCGTGCCGATCGCCATGGAAGAGAAGCTGCGCTTCGCCATCCGCGAAGGCGGCCGCACCGTCGGCGCCGGCGTCGTTTCCAAAATCGTCGAGTAGAGGCACCGCCTCAGGGGTAATAACAGGCGGCCTTCGGGCCGCCTGTTTTCGTTTATGCTGCCGAAAACAATAACGGGAGGTCTGCCATGCGTCTGAACCATGTTGCTTTGACGGTCGCGGATCGCGAACGCTCGGCCGCCTTTTATGCGCGCTATTTCGGCCTGGATCAGCGCGTGCATGAGGACGACCACTTGCTCATTCTCGCCAGCGTGTCGGGGTGCCTTCTTGCGCTGAGTGAGGGCACACCTGTGGTCGATGTGCCACGCACCACCCATTTCGGCTTTCAGTGCGACAGCGTCGATGAGGTGATGGTTGCGCGACAACGCTTTTCGGACGATGGGATTGTCGAAGCCGAATGGCAGGATCATGGACCGACACGGGTTCAGGTTTTCGACCCGGACGGCTACCGCGTGGAGCTCTACGCTTTCTAACCTTTTTAAGGACCCTATGACGGACCCCAGCAACCGCAAGCCAAGCCTGGCGACGCGCGTGGCGCAGGCGCTGCATTTTGTCGAAGACGAGACCGGCGCTGTCGTGCCGGGCATTCAGCCGGCCGCCACCTATGCGCGTGATGAGAATTACGATATCCGCAAGCCCTATTGGTACCGCCGCGATGGCAGCCAAACGACGGCGCACGCCGAGGCGGTCATAGCTGAGTTGGAGGGCGCTAAGGAGTCGCTTCTCTTCGCGTCAGGCATGTCGGCGGCAACCGCCGTTATCGAGCATCTGCCGACCGGCGCCCATGTGGTGGCGCCGGAGGTGATGTATCACGGCGTGCGCATGCAGCTGCTGGCCTATGAGGCGAATGGCCGGATCACGCTGTCCAGCTACACGGCGGGCAATCTGGATGAGCTGGCCGCCGCCGTGCGCCCCGGCGAAACACAGCTTGTGTGGGTGGAAACGCCCAATAACCCCAATTGGGAAGTGACCGATATTCAGGCCGCCGCTGATATAGCGCATGGGGCAGGGGCTAAGCTGATCACCGACTGCACCGGCACGCCACCGAATATCACCCGGGCGCTCGACTTTGGGGCCGACATCTCGTTTCACTCGGCCACTAAGTACCTGGGCGGACACTCGGATGTCACCGCCGGCGTGCTCTCGGTACGTGAAACGGGCGGCGAGGGCGGTTTTTGGGACGAGATTGCTCTCATTCGCAAGCTGCAGGGCACCGTGCTGCAATCCTTCGATGCCTGGCTTTTGGTGCGCGGCATGCGCACGCTGTTTCTGCGGGTCGAGAAAGCCAGCGCCAACGCCATGGCCATCGCGAAACACTTTGACGGTCACCCAGCGCTGGACGCCGTGCTTTATCCTGGGCTGCCTTCCGATCCGGGTCACGCGGTTGCCAAGCGTCAGACCAGTGGGCTATTCGGTGGCATGCTGTCGATTATCGTCAAGGGCAGCGAGCAGGCCGCCATCGATGTTTGTCGCTTTACCGAGGTGTTCTATCCGGCGACTTCGCTGGGCGGCGTTGAGAGCCTGATCGAACATCGCAAGACGGTGTCAGGCGAAGGCTTTCCAGTGCATCCGCGCCTTTTGCGGCTTTCCATCGGGATCGAGGATGCCGACGATCTGATCTACGACTTGGAACAGGCGCTGGCCCGGGCAGGGGCAGGCGGGGAGGCGTCCACCTGATGCCTTTTCCACCACCGGACACACTGCACCCGATTACACTGCCTGATGGTTCGATCCATAAGGGCACGGTTTTCTTGCAGGCGGCGATCGATCATCCAAGTTGGGAGATCGGCCGCTACACCTACGCCTCGGCGCACCAGCCGCCAGAGAATTGGGCTATGGCGCTTGCGCCCTATTTGTTTGGCGGCAACCGAGAGAGGCTGGTGCTCGGCAGCTTCTGCCAAATTGCCGACGGCGTGCAGTTCATCACCTCGTCCGCCAACCACCGCATGGACGGGATTTCAACTTATCCCTTCGCCGTTTTCGACGGTCTTGAAGGCGGTGTGGACTATGATCGACCGAGCATGCCCACCGGCACGAAAGATACGGTGATCGGCCATGATGTATGGATCGGAACAGGCGCGACGGTCCTGCCCGGCGCGCGCCTTGGCAATGGCGTGATCATCGGCGCTGGGGCCGTGGTGGGCGGCACTGTGCCCGACTATGCGATCGTTGCGGGCAACCGCGCAGAAGTGGTGAAAATGCGCTTTGATGAGGCGACCATCACCCGCCTCAACGCAATCGCCTGGTGGGATTGGCCGATTGAGACGATCTTGAAAAACGAAGCGGCCATTGTCGGCGCTGATATCGAGGCGTTAGAAGCGGTTGCGCCGTCAAACTAGCTCTTGAAATCTGTGCACTTGGCGCGTAATCAACGCGCGTGATGCGCCAGCGTTTTCTCGCGATCTGCGCATCACGCGCAAGACGCACAGTCGTTGTTGTGCGCAATTTCGGAGCGCAAAAGTCGGCAACTTTTGCTGAAGTTGCTCTAGGGGTATAGCTCAGTTGGTAGAGCGACGGTCTCCAAAACCGTAGGTCGCGGGTTCGAACCCTGCTGCCCCTGCCATTTTCCCATTAAAATCAGTATTATACCTGTCGCTTTCTGGTGCTCGTGCGTTAGAATCGCCCTGACACAACCCTTACACAAAATTGCACATGTGATTGATGGGGAACAGAGGCGATGGACAAGCACACCATTCTCGATGGCAAAGTGCATTTGTATCGGCGCAACACCGGCCCGACCTGGCAGTGTTCGGCCTATTTGGGCGGCAAAAATCAACGTGTGAGTACGAAAGAAACCAGCCTCGCGCGCGCCAAGGATTTCGCGGAGGACTGGTTTTTCACACTACGCGATATGCAGCGGCGTGGTGAGAATCTCGGGGAACCAACCTTCAAGCTAGCGGCGGATCGCTTTCAGGCAGAATACGAAGCCCTGACCGACGGTGATCGCAATGCACGCTGGGTCAATGACCACTATCGGCGGCTCCGGCTCCACCTGGTTCCCTTTTTTGGCAGCTACGGCCTATCGAAGGTTACGTCAGGTTTGATCCAGGAATACCGGCTTAAGCGGCTAAAGCCGCCAGTCGAAGGTGCTGAGGCGAACGAAGATGGCGAAGATGCCAAACCTTGGAAGCCGCCCTCTCGCAGCACGCTCCATCATGAAATGGTGACGCTGCGCCTGGTGCTGAAGACCGCGATCCGGCATGGATGGCTCACACATCTACCCGATATGTCGACCCCCTACCGGTCTGCCGGAAAGGTGGTTCATCGTGGCTGGTTCTCACCCGAGGAATACAAACGCCTCTACGAGTCCACGCGCGCCAACATCCAACAGATGAAGAACGCCAAGCACCGCTATCTGGCCGAACAGCTACACGACAAAGTGCTGTTCATGGCCAACACCGGCCTCCGCCCCGACGAGATCAATGTGCTGGAATACCGTGATGTCGAGATCGTCGAAGACGAAGACAGCGGCGAGACCATCCTGGTCATCCAGGTGCGCGGCAAGCGCGGCGTCGGCTATTGCAAATCAACCGCCGGTGCCGTGTTTCCCTTCCAGCGACTGGTGAAGCGCAACCAACCGCAACCGACCGATCGCGTGTTTCCCCATGATCACAAGAAGGCTTTCAACCGCATCTTGCATGACCTCGAGTTGAAGACCGATCGCCAAGGCAATCAACGGACCTTCTACTCACTGCGGCACAGCTACATTTCCTTTCGACTATTAGAAGGCGCAGACATCTACCAGATCGCCAAAAACTGCCGCACCAGCGTGGAGATGATTGAGCAGCATTATGCGGTCCATTTGAAAAACGCGATCGATGCGCGAGCGGTGAACCGGCGGCAAAGCAAGTCAGGCAAAGGCAATGAAGCGCGCTGGTTGGAGCTAAATACGCATCTAACTTGAACGCTCATTGAGAATGCCACGTGCAGGAGGATGGCGCGAGGCAATCGATCAAACCTCGCTCGCCTCTTTGTCAACCGGCTTACCTTTTGGTGCCAATACGCGCATGATCAAAATGGCATCGTCTTCAATTTTGTACAGCGTTTGGTGGCGACGCGTGACTTGCCGTCGAATGCCTGGTGCCAGGTCGGTCCTGGCTTCGCCCGACAATGGAAACTCCGCTAGATGCGACCAGCCCTTTTCAACGTCAGCAATAAGCTGATCTGCTGCAGCTGGATTGTCGGCAGCGATAAACAGCCAAATCTCGAAGAGGTCCTCTTCGGCTTGCGGTGTGAGTAGGAGCCTTAGAGGCATGCAGTGGAATTAACTGTCGTCTTGATCTGCTTGCAGTCGCTTGCGAGCCTCTGACAGAAACTTGGATTTGTCCCACGGCTTCGGTGCGCCACTGGCCAACCCTTCTTGCAAGAGCACGCGAACTTCCTCTCGCGTATAGCCATGAAAATCACGCCGTTCCTTCCATTCGCGTAGCGCGTCACGCACAACCTCACTGCTACTAGCGTAATTACCCTCAGCAACCGCCGCGTCGACAATCGAGGCGAGTTCTGGGGTCAGTGAGATGCTGCGCTTATCTACTGTGGCCATATCAAATATTCTCCATTTGTTCTCATGGTACTACTTTTTCGTACCGCGCACAAATGGAAACTGACAGTTGTTCAGCTTGGCTTGTGAGGCGGCTCGTTAAACCGGCGATAGACCCAGGTCTTGAGCCGAGCCGCTACGCCGCCTAAGTCGACGTCGCTGCTAGCAACCCCTGTTTCCGGCAAACGATTGATAAACATGCGCCGTTCAATGGCTTCAATACGCTGTTTGGTGGTGGGGTGAGAGGCAAAAAAACTGCTGGCATCCGCGTTGAGCATAAAATGTCGGAAGTCAGCGGCAGCTTTGCTGTTGGTTTTGAGCGCGGACGTTTTGCGTAGCGCGCCAGCCATCGCTTCAGGACTGACCAAACGAGCTCCAATCGCATCGGCCCAATATTCCCGACGGCGCGACATCCGCATCAACTCCAGTTCAGACAATGGGGTGAACACCCAACGGGCAAATTGTTTGAGACCGCGCCAGCGCAAAAACCAGGTCAGCGCGTCTTGCACAGCGACAGCGTAGGTCATGCGCGCCATGTCATGGTTCGCGATGTGCGCCAACTCATGCGCCATGACGGCTTGCATTTCGTCTTTCGTTAGCTTGTTGATTGCACCACTGGAAAACGCCACCAATGCCTCGTCTTGTTTGAGCCCCATGGCAAAGGCATTGATGCTGTCGTCCGGAAACCACCCCACCCACTTGATACGCGGAAGGTCGAGTTGCCGCGCGAAGTGATTGAGGTGCTGATGGATCGGATGGGTATCAGCAAACAGGGTCACACCTAACGGATGACTGCCATTGTTCGCTGCCGCCCAGGCTTGTCTGCCTGCGAAGGTTTGACCGCCAAGGATCGCCCATACTGGTGTTGCGACCAATGCGAATAGGTTGCCGAAAGACGCAGTGGCCAAGGCCAGCGGCACTGTGGTGATCAAGGCCAGTGGCCCCATCACCATGGCACTGCTCATTAGGGCGGTGGTGGTGGCCGTCGCCCCCCATAACGCGCCCAAAGTCGCCAACCCAGCCATGAGCAGCACCGTCAGCGGCAAATAGTTCCTAAAGCCCTTTGGGTTGATGGCCATGGGTTGCGCCCTTTCCGGTTTGTTGTCGCGCGACGGCCACCGGGTCGGTGAACCAGGGATGAAGCTTGGCTTGCACCGGTGGAACACCGCGTAAGAAGTGGATCGCTTGGCGCGGCTGGGCCAAGTCGGTGGCAGCCAGTTGGTTGATGACCTCTTCCGGCTTCAAGAGCCGTCTCCCAGTGAGCTGCACCGTGTCACCAATGCTGTAGGAGGCGGCTCCACCGCTGACCGCTGGGCTGACGCTTGGTTGGTCATAGGCGACTGTCGTATCGCCCAGATAGTCAGAGATCAGCTTGGCGGTATGCGGATCGTCGGTGCCGAAGAACGTCTTCACCTCAGCTTGGAGGAACGACTTCCAGGTGGTGGGGTACTTTTGCTCTAAGGTCGGGAGGTCTTGTAGGAAGAACCACAACCGGGCTCCAGCACTGGCATGGGTGCGCAGCGCACTGACAAACCGATCATCGGCATCTAGCCCCAAGAACTCGTCGAGCACGAACAATACCGGCGTATCCGGCTGACGTGGATTCGTCAGCATCGCATCCAGCGCGCAGGCAAACACCATGCGGACGAAGGTGCCGTAGGTGCTCAGCTCGTCGAACGGCAGCACCAAATAAACGGTGGTGGGCTCGTCCTTCAGCTGTTGGAAAGTAAAATCGGAGCGTGCCGTGGCGGCTCGCAAACCCGGGGTATCCCACATCCGTAAATGCTGACTAAGACTATCGATCAGACGCGGTTGGCCGACATCGCTGGTTTTGGTCAGGACGTTTTGTGCACCATTGCGCACGGCGGGCGGCAGGCGCGGATCAGTCATGGCGTGCAATAGGCGATAGAAGTCCTCATTGAGCGTAGAAACCGTATCCCGGATGGTGCCGAAGGTGCGGTACTCGGTTGGCGCAAAGCAGGCGGTGAACTCCAACACCGCCGACAAGAACCCAATCGCTTCGTTGTCAAAAAACCGCTGCCGATCGTCATCAGTACGCGGGTAGATCATCTCCGCCAGCTTCAAGGCAGACGGGGCGTCGGTGACCTGATCAAGCGGATTGAAGGCAGCGGTCTTGCCCCCGAAAGCAGGCAGGCCGAACGGATTGAGGATATGCACTGGCCCAATGTGCGCCTCCCGCCAAGCAGCTGTGGCAGCCGCCAACTCGCCCTTTGGATCAAGCACCACCGCACTACCTTGATAACGCAGCAGATTGGGGATGATCTGCATCGTGCCCTTACCGGTGCGGGTTGGCGCAACGGTCAACAAGTGGCTTTCACCCTGCCAATAAACCGACGAGCTATCATGCGTTGTGCCCAGCCACAGTCCCGGGCCAACATCCGGTATGTCCGGTTCAAGCAAGTTGGCATGGGCTAGGTGTTCACTGGTGGCCCAGTGTGCCCCGCCATGAATCGGTGTTGGGTTGCGGCGCAGTTCGTCATTGCGAGCCCGTGTCGCCGCCGCTTGTTCCGCCGCCATGAGTATCCCGTCATACTCACGACCGTCTTTGATGGCCGCAACAACCGCCGCAATAGTGATGGGGTCATAACCGCGTTGCCGCAGCTTCTTTTTAACAGACGAGGCGGTAATCGACCGTCCAAACGTCATGCCCATGCGAATAGTGTCGGTGATGTCGCGCGTACTGAGATCACTCATCATCCCAGAGCGACTATCCAACTCAATAATCGGTGGCAGACGCATCTTGGTTAGGTCTTTCCACGGATCGTCGCTCATATACGCACCACTGTATTGTCTCCACCAATACTATCGGCAGACAACAACGTGATCGTGCAATTGGGACATGTCCTTATCTCGTAACAGCGCACTTACATGTTGCCAGACCTGTATTACAGGTTGGCAACATTGCCGTGGCCGGACGGGCGTGCGCGGCACGCGGTCCGGCCACGGAACTGCGCTTGGGGCCGTTGTTCGGCCTGGCCCCAAGACCCCTCAGGCCACCAAGCCGCTGGCGTGGTCATAAATCTCATGCAGGACGGAAATCTCCACTGCCATGTGAAGAACATTACGCGGCGCGGCAAAGACGGACGCCTACGCTCAGTCGTAGCTAAGGCCGCCTACAACAGTGGTGAAGCGTTGCCGATTGAACGGGAAGACCGCACCAC
The DNA window shown above is from Hyphomicrobiales bacterium and carries:
- a CDS encoding site-specific integrase, with amino-acid sequence MDKHTILDGKVHLYRRNTGPTWQCSAYLGGKNQRVSTKETSLARAKDFAEDWFFTLRDMQRRGENLGEPTFKLAADRFQAEYEALTDGDRNARWVNDHYRRLRLHLVPFFGSYGLSKVTSGLIQEYRLKRLKPPVEGAEANEDGEDAKPWKPPSRSTLHHEMVTLRLVLKTAIRHGWLTHLPDMSTPYRSAGKVVHRGWFSPEEYKRLYESTRANIQQMKNAKHRYLAEQLHDKVLFMANTGLRPDEINVLEYRDVEIVEDEDSGETILVIQVRGKRGVGYCKSTAGAVFPFQRLVKRNQPQPTDRVFPHDHKKAFNRILHDLELKTDRQGNQRTFYSLRHSYISFRLLEGADIYQIAKNCRTSVEMIEQHYAVHLKNAIDARAVNRRQSKSGKGNEARWLELNTHLT
- a CDS encoding aminotransferase class V-fold PLP-dependent enzyme, whose amino-acid sequence is MTDPSNRKPSLATRVAQALHFVEDETGAVVPGIQPAATYARDENYDIRKPYWYRRDGSQTTAHAEAVIAELEGAKESLLFASGMSAATAVIEHLPTGAHVVAPEVMYHGVRMQLLAYEANGRITLSSYTAGNLDELAAAVRPGETQLVWVETPNNPNWEVTDIQAAADIAHGAGAKLITDCTGTPPNITRALDFGADISFHSATKYLGGHSDVTAGVLSVRETGGEGGFWDEIALIRKLQGTVLQSFDAWLLVRGMRTLFLRVEKASANAMAIAKHFDGHPALDAVLYPGLPSDPGHAVAKRQTSGLFGGMLSIIVKGSEQAAIDVCRFTEVFYPATSLGGVESLIEHRKTVSGEGFPVHPRLLRLSIGIEDADDLIYDLEQALARAGAGGEAST
- a CDS encoding type II toxin-antitoxin system ParD family antitoxin; translated protein: MATVDKRSISLTPELASIVDAAVAEGNYASSSEVVRDALREWKERRDFHGYTREEVRVLLQEGLASGAPKPWDKSKFLSEARKRLQADQDDS
- a CDS encoding M48 family metalloprotease, which translates into the protein MTLFADTHPIHQHLNHFARQLDLPRIKWVGWFPDDSINAFAMGLKQDEALVAFSSGAINKLTKDEMQAVMAHELAHIANHDMARMTYAVAVQDALTWFLRWRGLKQFARWVFTPLSELELMRMSRRREYWADAIGARLVSPEAMAGALRKTSALKTNSKAAADFRHFMLNADASSFFASHPTTKQRIEAIERRMFINRLPETGVASSDVDLGGVAARLKTWVYRRFNEPPHKPS
- a CDS encoding CatB-related O-acetyltransferase, whose amino-acid sequence is MPFPPPDTLHPITLPDGSIHKGTVFLQAAIDHPSWEIGRYTYASAHQPPENWAMALAPYLFGGNRERLVLGSFCQIADGVQFITSSANHRMDGISTYPFAVFDGLEGGVDYDRPSMPTGTKDTVIGHDVWIGTGATVLPGARLGNGVIIGAGAVVGGTVPDYAIVAGNRAEVVKMRFDEATITRLNAIAWWDWPIETILKNEAAIVGADIEALEAVAPSN
- a CDS encoding VOC family protein, with the translated sequence MRLNHVALTVADRERSAAFYARYFGLDQRVHEDDHLLILASVSGCLLALSEGTPVVDVPRTTHFGFQCDSVDEVMVARQRFSDDGIVEAEWQDHGPTRVQVFDPDGYRVELYAF
- a CDS encoding type II toxin-antitoxin system RelE/ParE family toxin — encoded protein: MPLRLLLTPQAEEDLFEIWLFIAADNPAAADQLIADVEKGWSHLAEFPLSGEARTDLAPGIRRQVTRRHQTLYKIEDDAILIMRVLAPKGKPVDKEASEV
- a CDS encoding type IV secretory system conjugative DNA transfer family protein, which translates into the protein MSDDPWKDLTKMRLPPIIELDSRSGMMSDLSTRDITDTIRMGMTFGRSITASSVKKKLRQRGYDPITIAAVVAAIKDGREYDGILMAAEQAAATRARNDELRRNPTPIHGGAHWATSEHLAHANLLEPDIPDVGPGLWLGTTHDSSSVYWQGESHLLTVAPTRTGKGTMQIIPNLLRYQGSAVVLDPKGELAAATAAWREAHIGPVHILNPFGLPAFGGKTAAFNPLDQVTDAPSALKLAEMIYPRTDDDRQRFFDNEAIGFLSAVLEFTACFAPTEYRTFGTIRDTVSTLNEDFYRLLHAMTDPRLPPAVRNGAQNVLTKTSDVGQPRLIDSLSQHLRMWDTPGLRAATARSDFTFQQLKDEPTTVYLVLPFDELSTYGTFVRMVFACALDAMLTNPRQPDTPVLFVLDEFLGLDADDRFVSALRTHASAGARLWFFLQDLPTLEQKYPTTWKSFLQAEVKTFFGTDDPHTAKLISDYLGDTTVAYDQPSVSPAVSGGAASYSIGDTVQLTGRRLLKPEEVINQLAATDLAQPRQAIHFLRGVPPVQAKLHPWFTDPVAVARQQTGKGATHGHQPKGL